A stretch of the Synechocystis sp. PCC 7338 genome encodes the following:
- the pgeF gene encoding peptidoglycan editing factor PgeF, protein MTMGDNLWGWQNINGSPYLTCALLAPWSHGFFTRAFHPQLPEVLINYLDPQGTALRVKQVHGDVTLTATEISQTPAAPDSVHPPADGIISDAPHQGVWVASADCTPVLIGDLASKRVAAVHAGWRGTKARIVPKTIDRFLHLGSELKDLRIALGPAIAGEVYQVDPWVALEVGQSVPAVQRLAAEAQQWDYLSTMANPPVLPDGEPEKCRLDVRRINQLQLLDLGLAPEQIAVAPHCTFQMEKLFFSYRRTHTKEVQWSGIVSR, encoded by the coding sequence ATGACAATGGGGGATAATCTCTGGGGATGGCAAAACATCAATGGCTCACCCTATCTTACCTGTGCTTTGTTGGCTCCCTGGTCCCATGGCTTTTTCACTAGGGCCTTCCATCCCCAGTTGCCCGAAGTACTAATCAACTATCTTGATCCCCAAGGAACAGCGTTGCGAGTCAAACAGGTGCATGGGGACGTGACCCTAACGGCGACGGAAATTAGCCAAACCCCCGCGGCTCCCGATAGTGTTCATCCCCCGGCGGATGGAATCATTAGTGATGCTCCCCACCAGGGGGTCTGGGTGGCCAGTGCGGACTGTACCCCGGTGTTGATCGGCGATTTGGCTAGTAAACGGGTAGCGGCGGTTCATGCGGGCTGGCGAGGTACTAAAGCCAGGATTGTGCCCAAAACCATCGACCGATTTCTGCACCTAGGTAGTGAGCTAAAGGATTTACGCATTGCCCTTGGGCCGGCGATCGCCGGAGAGGTGTACCAAGTCGATCCCTGGGTGGCCTTGGAAGTGGGTCAGAGCGTGCCTGCGGTGCAGAGATTAGCCGCAGAAGCACAGCAATGGGATTATTTATCCACCATGGCCAATCCGCCGGTATTGCCCGATGGAGAACCGGAAAAATGTCGCCTCGATGTGCGCCGTATTAATCAATTGCAACTGTTGGATTTAGGCTTGGCTCCGGAACAAATTGCGGTGGCCCCCCACTGCACCTTCCAAATGGAAAAACTTTTTTTCTCTTATCGCCGTACCCACACCAAAGAAGTGCAATGGTCGGGCATTGTCAGCCGCTGA
- the remA gene encoding extracellular matrix/biofilm regulator RemA — protein MEIQLINIGFGNIVSGNRVVAIVSPESAPIKRIISDAKERSQLIDATYGRRTRAVIIMDSNQVILSAIQPETVANRFVVDKDFKENAKK, from the coding sequence ATGGAAATTCAACTCATCAACATTGGCTTTGGCAATATTGTTTCTGGCAATCGGGTTGTTGCCATTGTCAGTCCGGAATCGGCCCCCATTAAAAGGATTATCAGCGATGCCAAGGAACGTAGTCAGTTAATTGATGCCACCTACGGCCGGCGCACCAGGGCTGTGATCATTATGGACTCTAATCAGGTAATTCTCTCGGCCATTCAACCGGAAACTGTGGCTAACCGCTTTGTGGTGGATAAGGATTTTAAAGAAAACGCGAAAAAGTAA
- a CDS encoding cyclic nucleotide-binding domain-containing protein, whose amino-acid sequence MPFVAIAFAKIFDTLDATTLNFGRTQLSLLDLLQLVLSALAIFVLTHYLNRVLRGIILRRFIYEQGIRYIVANLLSYGMGSFLFIAMLQTSGINLSSLTVVGGTLGLGIGLGLQNVTRNFVSGVTLLVEQKVKIGDYIRFQNVQGYVREVSTRAVVVGLKDGSKVILPSSLLIENQVINYHYETETVRLTVSVGVAYGTEPVLVTETLLMCAYSQACVVKTPPAQVIFQNFGDNALEFELWVWIEERYMGQHPEILSALRYTICFYFKRNGIGIPWPQRELWLKNPEAIAKYLRPDLDLPIPSDLGKQEPMISLSQVLKSSDYFGSLNELEIRQLVEIGQLQSLKPEEVLFREQDPADGFYIVISGLVEVYTDKLGRVLASLGPGSFFGELALMLGIPRTASVKAKEKCLLFVVRFPQFEQLLQTNPDFREAIINALGEHQGELMRRKEELATKGLLALEEEDSNIMNWVRKRLQRLFG is encoded by the coding sequence ATGCCCTTTGTTGCCATTGCTTTCGCCAAAATTTTTGATACCCTCGACGCCACCACTCTGAATTTTGGGCGCACCCAACTTTCCCTCTTGGACTTGCTCCAGTTGGTCCTATCGGCCCTGGCCATATTCGTTTTAACCCATTACCTGAACCGAGTTCTGCGGGGCATTATTCTGCGGCGTTTTATCTATGAGCAAGGTATCCGCTACATTGTGGCCAATTTGTTGAGCTATGGCATGGGGTCTTTTTTGTTCATTGCCATGCTCCAAACCAGTGGCATTAACCTGTCTTCCTTGACGGTGGTGGGGGGGACCCTGGGGCTAGGGATTGGTTTAGGTCTGCAAAATGTGACCCGCAATTTTGTCAGCGGGGTGACCCTGCTGGTGGAGCAGAAAGTCAAAATTGGCGATTACATCCGGTTCCAAAACGTCCAGGGCTATGTGCGAGAAGTATCCACCAGGGCGGTGGTGGTGGGGCTCAAGGATGGTTCCAAGGTGATTTTACCCAGTAGCCTGCTAATCGAAAATCAGGTGATTAACTATCACTACGAAACGGAAACGGTGCGTTTGACCGTATCTGTGGGGGTAGCCTACGGCACAGAGCCGGTGTTGGTGACGGAAACCCTGTTGATGTGTGCCTATAGCCAAGCTTGCGTGGTCAAAACTCCCCCGGCCCAGGTTATTTTCCAGAATTTTGGCGATAATGCCTTGGAATTTGAGCTCTGGGTTTGGATTGAGGAAAGGTACATGGGCCAGCACCCGGAAATTCTTAGTGCCCTGCGCTACACCATCTGTTTTTACTTTAAGCGTAATGGTATTGGCATTCCCTGGCCCCAACGGGAACTGTGGCTGAAAAATCCTGAGGCGATCGCCAAATATCTGCGGCCAGATTTAGATTTACCCATTCCTTCCGACCTGGGGAAACAAGAGCCAATGATTTCCCTCAGTCAGGTCTTAAAGTCCAGCGATTACTTTGGCAGTTTAAACGAGTTGGAAATTCGCCAGTTGGTGGAAATTGGGCAGTTGCAATCCCTCAAACCGGAGGAAGTGCTCTTTCGGGAACAGGATCCCGCCGACGGTTTTTACATTGTCATTTCCGGGCTGGTGGAAGTGTACACCGACAAGTTAGGCCGGGTGCTGGCCAGTTTGGGACCCGGTAGTTTCTTTGGTGAGTTAGCCCTGATGTTGGGCATTCCGCGCACCGCCTCGGTCAAAGCCAAGGAAAAATGCCTCTTGTTTGTGGTGCGATTTCCCCAATTTGAACAGTTGCTACAAACTAACCCCGATTTCCGTGAAGCCATTATCAATGCCTTGGGGGAGCATCAAGGGGAGTTAATGCGCCGCAAAGAAGAACTGGCCACCAAGGGTCTCCTCGCTTTGGAGGAAGAAGATAGTAATATTATGAACTGGGTGCGTAAGCGTCTACAGCGGCTATTTGGTTAG
- the scpB gene encoding SMC-Scp complex subunit ScpB, translated as MRLATTIEAILYLQAKPVAIADLVSISGQERSLVEDALMELMEDYAHRDSALEIVETNQGYSLQLRAAFQHLIQDFVPADLSTASLRTLAAIAIKSPLLQTELIELRGSGAYQQVQELVEAGFVRKRKQTEGRSYWLEITDKFHQYFEIDRLPADFAEKKQK; from the coding sequence ATGCGCCTTGCCACCACCATTGAAGCAATCCTTTATCTCCAGGCTAAACCGGTGGCGATCGCCGATTTGGTCAGCATTAGTGGCCAGGAAAGGTCTTTGGTGGAAGATGCCCTGATGGAGTTGATGGAGGACTATGCCCACCGGGACAGTGCCCTGGAAATTGTGGAAACTAATCAAGGTTATAGCCTGCAACTGCGGGCGGCCTTTCAACATTTGATCCAGGATTTTGTCCCCGCCGACCTCAGCACCGCTAGCCTCCGTACCCTGGCGGCGATCGCCATTAAATCCCCCCTACTGCAAACAGAATTGATTGAACTGCGGGGCAGTGGGGCCTACCAACAGGTGCAGGAATTGGTGGAAGCGGGTTTTGTCCGTAAAAGAAAGCAAACGGAAGGAAGATCCTATTGGTTGGAGATCACCGACAAGTTTCACCAATACTTTGAAATTGATCGTTTACCGGCGGATTTTGCTGAAAAAAAACAAAAGTAA
- a CDS encoding DUF3352 domain-containing protein: MKPRSFFVLLAAVAIFLLALAGWGTVLVLGHSPLNLTQGGVNRGPMAPGLIPGQSPIVVSLLVNPDRLEAFTQLAVNPGRRRRSHGELADLEQSLLAKTGLDYRKEVKPWLGEEVTLAVTDLDYDHNGANGAQPGYLLVVHSQDPELSREFLQLSYATAAIAGDTDLVFDRYQGVKITYKHPVSPAPNGNLLASAVVGDYVLFANHPQVLRQALNSLQAPSLSLAQTETYQQALASLTEPKLGIVYANFPALSAWLGQRPAIDKDSDQTAIEQTLTVALSLQAQGLVAHTALTGVPSRGAEPEIANNSSVATDLVNLPPSSSLVINGQNLARQWQQLATGLAPHSPIQQALTKLINDWQQPLGLDLTTDIFPWVQSDYQLIFLPKTNPSQSDWVFAAQDGDAAATNLALEHLDQLAIAAGYQLSTLDLQGQRVLAWTSLQTLAKGNVTSLQTQVRGVHCRVGDRVILASSLEALSQVLDQTSPSLADQPEFQQALSTLPDDSYIYLDWQRGEPFFSQQLPVLRVLELSLKPLFKNLRSLTINQEPGSTSISNSTIYLNLGVD, translated from the coding sequence GTGAAACCCCGTTCTTTTTTCGTTCTACTGGCCGCCGTTGCAATCTTTTTATTGGCTTTAGCCGGCTGGGGCACTGTCCTGGTGCTCGGCCATAGCCCCCTTAATTTGACCCAGGGAGGGGTGAACCGTGGCCCCATGGCCCCAGGGTTAATTCCTGGTCAATCACCAATTGTGGTGTCTTTGCTGGTCAATCCTGATCGCCTGGAGGCCTTTACCCAATTGGCAGTTAATCCTGGGCGGCGGCGTCGATCCCATGGGGAGTTGGCGGATTTAGAGCAGAGTTTGTTGGCTAAAACGGGGCTGGATTATCGCAAGGAAGTGAAACCCTGGTTGGGGGAGGAAGTTACCCTAGCGGTGACGGATTTAGATTACGACCACAATGGGGCCAATGGGGCTCAACCGGGATATCTATTGGTGGTTCACAGCCAAGATCCAGAACTGAGTCGGGAATTTTTGCAACTGTCCTACGCTACTGCGGCGATCGCCGGAGATACGGATCTGGTATTTGACCGTTACCAGGGAGTCAAAATTACCTATAAACACCCCGTTAGTCCGGCGCCCAACGGCAATTTACTGGCCAGTGCGGTGGTAGGGGACTATGTCCTCTTTGCCAATCATCCCCAGGTTTTACGCCAGGCGTTGAATAGTTTGCAAGCCCCTTCCCTCAGCTTGGCTCAAACCGAAACTTACCAACAGGCCTTAGCTAGTTTGACTGAACCAAAGTTGGGGATAGTTTATGCTAATTTTCCCGCCCTTTCTGCCTGGCTTGGGCAACGACCGGCCATAGATAAGGATTCTGACCAAACGGCGATCGAGCAAACCTTAACGGTGGCTTTATCTCTGCAGGCCCAAGGATTGGTGGCTCACACTGCGTTGACGGGGGTGCCGAGTAGGGGGGCGGAGCCGGAAATAGCTAATAACTCTTCCGTCGCGACTGATTTAGTTAATCTTCCCCCCAGCAGTAGCTTAGTAATTAATGGGCAAAACCTAGCTCGACAATGGCAACAGTTGGCCACTGGCTTAGCCCCCCATAGTCCTATCCAACAGGCATTAACCAAGTTAATTAATGATTGGCAACAACCCCTGGGTTTGGATTTAACCACTGATATTTTTCCTTGGGTGCAGAGCGATTATCAATTAATCTTTTTGCCCAAGACTAATCCTAGTCAAAGTGATTGGGTATTTGCTGCTCAGGACGGGGATGCCGCCGCCACTAACTTAGCTTTGGAACATCTAGATCAATTGGCGATCGCCGCTGGTTACCAATTATCAACTTTGGATCTACAGGGGCAACGGGTATTAGCTTGGACTAGTCTCCAAACCCTGGCAAAGGGGAATGTTACCAGCCTACAAACCCAAGTTAGGGGAGTTCATTGCCGAGTCGGCGATCGGGTAATTTTGGCCAGTTCTCTCGAAGCTTTGTCCCAAGTGTTGGACCAAACCAGTCCTTCCTTGGCCGATCAACCGGAATTTCAACAAGCATTGTCCACCCTGCCCGACGACAGTTACATTTACCTCGATTGGCAAAGGGGAGAACCATTTTTCAGCCAACAATTGCCGGTGTTGAGGGTATTAGAGTTGTCCCTCAAACCTCTGTTTAAAAATTTACGATCCCTGACCATTAATCAAGAGCCTGGCTCCACCTCCATCAGTAACAGCACCATTTACCTCAATTTGGGGGTTGATTAG
- a CDS encoding DUF2231 domain-containing protein codes for MNPSLIDQLKEIGLQLGTNGLPYRFPIHPNLVHFSLGLFIIALIFDFAGVFFPLDKIILKGFAIPAQRQNFFDVGWYNAVAGAFISFFTVAAGFFEILLAQPPTDQVSDWGIGAGTTMLLHGVGGILLLAMMVGTTIWRGYQRFVWRTNCRNEVSLTYLGFALFLMAYMAIHGTLGAQLGAEFGVHNTAAHILRMGENPNVVLNEGGIDL; via the coding sequence ATGAACCCTTCCCTGATTGACCAACTCAAAGAAATTGGCCTGCAGCTAGGCACCAATGGTCTGCCCTACCGATTTCCCATCCACCCCAATTTGGTTCATTTCAGTCTGGGGTTATTTATCATTGCCCTAATTTTTGATTTTGCAGGCGTATTTTTTCCCCTAGATAAAATCATTCTCAAAGGGTTTGCCATTCCCGCCCAACGCCAAAACTTCTTTGATGTGGGTTGGTACAATGCTGTGGCCGGTGCCTTCATTAGTTTTTTCACTGTGGCGGCGGGCTTTTTTGAAATTCTCTTGGCCCAACCTCCCACGGATCAGGTCAGTGATTGGGGCATTGGCGCTGGCACTACCATGTTGCTCCATGGCGTCGGGGGTATCTTGTTACTGGCGATGATGGTGGGCACAACCATTTGGCGGGGCTATCAACGATTTGTTTGGCGCACCAATTGCCGCAATGAAGTTAGTTTGACCTATCTCGGTTTTGCCCTTTTTCTCATGGCCTATATGGCCATCCATGGCACCCTGGGAGCCCAACTGGGGGCCGAGTTTGGTGTGCATAACACGGCAGCCCATATTCTCCGCATGGGGGAAAATCCCAACGTGGTACTTAATGAAGGGGGCATTGACCTTTAA
- a CDS encoding DUF2231 domain-containing protein: protein MFTLNDQNLPYPDTLHPIIVHFVIGMVFFAYISELVGYLQKKPRFFEVAWWNWLTAAIAIFFAVIFGEFEAALAMPYPAAQPALDWHTVNGWSLSAILAGLTAWRGVLRVRNPLKTSLPFLMLATVFMVLVCIQIFLGSLVDWVYGLHTLPVVQATKDGIIP from the coding sequence ATGTTCACCCTCAATGACCAAAATCTGCCCTATCCAGATACCCTCCATCCCATCATTGTTCACTTTGTCATTGGCATGGTTTTCTTTGCCTACATCAGTGAACTGGTGGGCTACCTCCAAAAAAAGCCCCGGTTCTTTGAAGTGGCTTGGTGGAATTGGCTCACAGCGGCGATCGCCATTTTTTTTGCGGTGATTTTCGGCGAATTTGAAGCGGCCCTGGCCATGCCCTACCCGGCGGCCCAACCAGCATTGGATTGGCATACGGTCAACGGTTGGTCATTGTCGGCCATTTTGGCAGGGTTAACGGCCTGGCGGGGGGTATTGAGAGTGCGAAACCCACTGAAAACTAGCCTGCCTTTCCTGATGCTGGCCACCGTATTTATGGTGTTAGTGTGTATTCAAATTTTCCTCGGCTCCCTGGTGGATTGGGTATATGGTCTGCATACCCTCCCCGTGGTTCAAGCCACCAAAGATGGCATTATTCCCTAG
- a CDS encoding NAD(P)/FAD-dependent oxidoreductase, with amino-acid sequence MSDSATTVIVGGGFVGLFTALHLRHHQHVGPIILVEPQENFVFKPMLYELLTEELPESVVCPSYGELLANSDVELVQARVTDVQLAEKRLVLDSGQEQHYDYLVLAVGSVQGYLGAKGAEEHAFAFRSQTEAIALRDHLKACLEKSLSTEDQAEKERLLTVAIVGAGPAGVEMAATLADLLPSWYVPMGGDINDLKIYLVNHAPGILAGDANSGLKRCALEELQARTIPVTLKLGVGVKGVTPESLQFVETGEEELRHLATGTTIWTAGTAVNPLLKIIKEQIPAEELDRHGQPLVTGTLQLPSFAEVFAAGDCVTVKENPKPALAQIAYQQGAAIAKNLMAAQKGKPLVSPDPQLRGTLMKLGLNNGVANLFDRVRIQGKAGDLLRNATYLELLPTPLHNFKATTQWLAEETVDRFHRPHAPTAQELKWAAMTPAQRQEYQGIRAIAIIAPLIFIVLLYLGFKTPERERPPFVPQPSPGINR; translated from the coding sequence GTGTCCGATTCAGCAACAACAGTCATTGTCGGTGGTGGTTTTGTGGGACTCTTCACCGCCCTGCATCTGCGCCATCACCAGCACGTCGGCCCCATTATTTTGGTGGAACCCCAGGAAAATTTTGTTTTCAAGCCCATGCTCTATGAGTTGCTCACGGAGGAACTACCGGAGTCAGTGGTGTGTCCCAGCTATGGGGAGTTGTTGGCCAATAGTGATGTTGAATTAGTGCAGGCCAGAGTAACCGATGTGCAGTTGGCAGAAAAGCGGTTAGTGCTCGATTCCGGCCAAGAACAGCATTATGACTATTTAGTGCTAGCAGTGGGGTCCGTGCAGGGTTATTTGGGGGCCAAGGGGGCCGAAGAACATGCCTTTGCTTTCCGTTCCCAAACCGAGGCGATCGCCCTGCGGGATCATCTTAAAGCCTGTTTAGAAAAGTCGTTAAGCACAGAAGATCAAGCAGAAAAAGAAAGATTACTGACGGTGGCAATCGTTGGAGCCGGCCCGGCGGGGGTGGAAATGGCGGCCACGCTGGCGGATTTGCTGCCCAGTTGGTACGTGCCCATGGGGGGAGATATCAATGACTTAAAAATTTACTTAGTGAATCATGCGCCGGGAATTCTAGCGGGGGACGCTAATAGTGGGCTCAAGCGCTGCGCCCTGGAGGAGTTACAAGCCAGAACTATTCCGGTAACGTTGAAGTTGGGGGTAGGGGTTAAAGGTGTTACCCCAGAAAGTTTGCAATTTGTGGAAACCGGAGAGGAAGAATTGCGCCATTTGGCCACTGGCACCACCATTTGGACAGCGGGCACAGCGGTTAATCCTCTGCTCAAAATTATCAAGGAGCAAATTCCCGCCGAGGAACTTGATCGCCATGGGCAACCCCTGGTGACCGGTACCCTACAATTGCCTAGTTTTGCCGAAGTATTTGCCGCTGGAGACTGTGTGACCGTCAAGGAAAATCCTAAACCAGCCCTGGCCCAGATTGCTTATCAACAGGGGGCGGCGATCGCCAAAAATTTGATGGCGGCGCAAAAAGGGAAACCGTTGGTTAGCCCAGATCCCCAACTGCGGGGCACCTTGATGAAGCTGGGTTTGAACAATGGCGTAGCCAATTTATTTGACCGGGTACGCATCCAAGGCAAGGCAGGGGATTTATTGCGGAACGCCACCTATCTGGAGCTATTGCCCACTCCTCTGCATAACTTCAAAGCCACCACCCAATGGCTAGCAGAAGAAACCGTCGACCGCTTCCATCGTCCCCACGCCCCCACAGCCCAGGAACTAAAATGGGCCGCCATGACCCCGGCCCAACGACAGGAATACCAGGGCATCAGGGCAATCGCCATCATTGCACCCCTGATTTTTATTGTCCTGTTGTACCTTGGATTCAAAACACCGGAAAGGGAAAGGCCTCCCTTTGTCCCCCAACCCAGCCCCGGCATAAATCGGTAA
- a CDS encoding fasciclin domain-containing protein: protein MKTAARIVAFTALTGFALGVPTVAMAEMATTEKPAVVSQTAMETTMNIVEVAAGNETFSTLVAAVKAADLVEALSAEGPFTVFAPTNDAFAALPAGTVESLLLPENKDTLVKILTYHVVPGKITAAEVTSGEVESLAGEALTFKVKDGKVKVNKATVISADVDASNGVIHVVDQVILPPM, encoded by the coding sequence ATGAAAACCGCCGCTAGAATTGTTGCTTTTACCGCTCTGACTGGATTTGCCCTGGGGGTACCCACCGTCGCCATGGCCGAAATGGCAACCACCGAAAAACCCGCCGTAGTCAGCCAAACCGCCATGGAAACCACCATGAACATTGTGGAAGTTGCCGCTGGTAACGAAACGTTCAGTACCCTTGTTGCGGCAGTGAAAGCGGCTGATTTAGTAGAAGCTTTATCCGCAGAGGGGCCCTTTACCGTTTTTGCCCCCACCAATGATGCTTTTGCCGCTTTGCCTGCTGGCACGGTAGAAAGTCTCTTGTTGCCCGAAAATAAGGATACATTGGTGAAAATTTTGACCTACCACGTAGTACCTGGCAAAATTACCGCTGCGGAAGTAACCTCTGGGGAAGTGGAATCTCTGGCGGGGGAAGCCCTCACCTTTAAAGTCAAAGATGGCAAAGTTAAAGTTAATAAAGCCACTGTGATTTCCGCCGATGTTGATGCCAGCAATGGTGTTATCCATGTGGTCGATCAGGTGATTTTGCCCCCTATGTAA
- the devC gene encoding ABC transporter permease DevC, with product MKIPLAWHQLFHERMRLLAAIAGIAFADVLIFMQLGFKNALFDSAVRVPESLQGDLFILSTQTDTFVNPTPFASRRLYQAMGNEAVSRGTSLYIDINRWKNPETKASRQIYIMGFNPVSNPINLPGVEENLDLIKRPDVFLFDRDSREEFGPVPALLAADGPVFTEVGNRRIQVQGLFTLGSSFGADGTLITSDLNFFRLFPSRDRSSIDVGILQVKPGQDPEVVAEQIRQELTGGDVQVFTKEKLVQYELNYWQTRTTIGFVFGLGTAMGFIVGTVIVYQILYTDVSDHLPEYATLKAIGYGDRYLLGVVFQEALLLAVIGFLPSFGLGILLYTNTARATGLPLIMTTARALTVLIMTIAMCCISGAIAVGRLRAADPADIF from the coding sequence ATGAAAATTCCCCTTGCTTGGCACCAGTTATTCCATGAAAGGATGCGACTCCTGGCGGCGATCGCCGGCATTGCCTTTGCCGATGTGTTGATTTTTATGCAACTGGGGTTCAAAAATGCCCTGTTTGACAGTGCCGTCCGGGTTCCTGAAAGTTTGCAAGGGGATTTATTCATCCTCAGCACCCAAACCGACACCTTTGTTAACCCCACCCCTTTTGCGTCCCGCCGTTTGTACCAAGCCATGGGCAATGAAGCGGTGAGCAGGGGCACTAGCCTTTACATTGACATCAACCGCTGGAAAAACCCGGAAACCAAAGCCAGCCGCCAGATTTACATTATGGGTTTTAACCCCGTCTCCAATCCCATTAATCTACCAGGGGTGGAGGAAAATTTAGACCTGATTAAGCGCCCCGATGTGTTCCTCTTTGACCGGGACTCTAGGGAAGAATTTGGCCCGGTACCCGCTTTGTTAGCAGCCGATGGCCCTGTTTTTACGGAAGTAGGTAATCGTCGCATCCAGGTACAGGGTTTATTCACCCTTGGTTCCTCCTTTGGGGCAGACGGTACCTTAATCACCAGCGACTTAAATTTCTTCCGTCTTTTTCCCAGCCGGGACCGCAGTTCCATTGATGTGGGCATTTTGCAAGTTAAACCGGGGCAAGATCCAGAGGTAGTGGCCGAACAAATCCGGCAGGAGTTGACCGGAGGCGATGTCCAGGTTTTCACCAAAGAAAAGTTGGTGCAATACGAATTAAATTATTGGCAAACCCGCACCACCATTGGTTTTGTCTTCGGCTTGGGCACCGCCATGGGCTTCATTGTGGGCACGGTGATTGTTTACCAAATTCTCTACACTGACGTTTCTGACCATTTGCCGGAGTATGCCACCCTCAAGGCCATTGGCTACGGCGATCGTTATCTGTTGGGGGTAGTGTTCCAAGAAGCCCTGTTGCTAGCAGTGATTGGCTTTTTGCCTAGCTTTGGTTTGGGGATTTTGCTCTATACCAATACGGCCCGGGCCACGGGTTTGCCCCTAATTATGACCACTGCTCGGGCTTTGACCGTACTGATTATGACCATTGCCATGTGTTGCATTTCCGGGGCGATCGCCGTGGGGCGCTTGCGGGCCGCAGATCCGGCGGATATTTTCTAA
- a CDS encoding biotin/lipoyl-binding protein: protein MGESTRTGQLASPDHSLRWIILAMVVGVLFTGGIIFYSLRSGVNQGEENASGALAPAAQTPEDQPVAALGRIAPLGEIIKLSASPGSFGGAKVSKVLVKEGDKVKEGQVVAVLDSYEQKAAAVVSAQESVRVAQADLAIIEAGAKRGQIAAQESQVRKAQAELEQNFAVNQAALANLVKQLEGEKIEQQATIDRLQAEVNQAANDDRRYRSLAENGAIAMADWEQRRLNLETSNQRLQEARARLMKTEATLEERIREQQSIRDKDAQTMLLERESARATLSQIAEIRQVDVQKAQAELNLAMARFQEARAELDTAVVRAPVDSQVLKIYSRPGEKVSDTNGILDLGITSQMIVVAEVYENDIGRVELGQTAWVRSENDSFSGELEGKVTDIGLRIGKNDVLDSDPAADIDARVVEVKIALSPGASKKVAGLSNAKVVVKIEPDSAPPSPPN, encoded by the coding sequence ATGGGTGAATCCACGAGAACCGGACAACTTGCCAGCCCTGACCATAGCCTCCGCTGGATCATTTTGGCCATGGTGGTGGGGGTTTTATTCACTGGGGGAATAATTTTTTACAGTCTCCGCTCCGGGGTAAACCAAGGGGAGGAAAACGCTTCCGGGGCCCTTGCTCCCGCAGCCCAGACCCCAGAAGACCAGCCCGTGGCCGCTCTGGGACGCATTGCCCCCCTAGGGGAAATTATCAAACTTTCCGCTTCTCCCGGTTCCTTTGGGGGAGCCAAAGTATCGAAGGTGTTGGTAAAGGAAGGGGATAAAGTTAAGGAAGGCCAGGTGGTGGCAGTGCTGGATTCCTACGAACAAAAGGCCGCCGCCGTAGTTTCCGCCCAGGAGTCGGTGCGGGTGGCCCAGGCTGATTTGGCAATCATAGAAGCCGGTGCTAAGCGGGGGCAAATTGCCGCCCAGGAATCCCAAGTCCGCAAAGCCCAGGCGGAGTTAGAACAGAATTTTGCTGTTAACCAGGCCGCCCTTGCCAATTTAGTTAAGCAATTGGAAGGGGAAAAAATAGAGCAACAGGCCACCATAGACCGTCTGCAGGCGGAGGTGAATCAAGCGGCCAACGATGACCGGCGTTATCGCAGTTTGGCTGAAAATGGGGCGATCGCCATGGCGGACTGGGAACAGCGACGCTTGAACTTAGAAACCAGTAACCAGAGGTTGCAGGAAGCTCGAGCCAGGTTAATGAAAACGGAAGCCACCCTGGAAGAGCGAATTCGAGAACAACAATCGATCCGGGATAAGGACGCCCAGACCATGTTGCTGGAAAGGGAATCAGCCAGGGCCACCCTCTCCCAAATTGCTGAAATTCGTCAGGTAGATGTGCAAAAAGCCCAGGCAGAATTAAACCTGGCTATGGCTCGCTTTCAGGAAGCCCGAGCCGAATTGGACACCGCTGTGGTCCGGGCTCCAGTGGATTCCCAGGTGTTAAAAATTTATTCCCGCCCAGGGGAAAAAGTCAGCGATACCAATGGCATTCTGGATTTGGGCATCACGTCCCAAATGATTGTGGTAGCGGAGGTGTACGAGAACGACATCGGCCGGGTAGAACTGGGGCAAACTGCCTGGGTACGCAGTGAAAATGACAGCTTTAGCGGCGAATTGGAAGGCAAAGTCACCGATATTGGCTTGAGAATTGGCAAAAATGATGTGCTGGACTCCGATCCCGCCGCCGACATTGATGCCAGGGTAGTGGAAGTGAAAATTGCCCTCAGCCCCGGGGCAAGCAAAAAGGTGGCTGGTTTGAGCAATGCCAAAGTGGTGGTGAAAATTGAACCCGACAGCGCTCCCCCCTCTCCCCCCAACTAA